GAGGAGTTAGTCCTATACTTATGATTAGTCAAAGTTCAAATTTCTATTAGAAGAAATACACTTTAATGCTGAACGAACCCCTAGGAGATGTTGACTTCACAATCATGAATACATAGTGAAcctataaataaaataacatataaataGGTTGCTTGTAGTTAGTTGTAACCGCAGCGCCAACATTGCAACGGCCAAGGGCACAAGCTGCCGGTTGAGTTTTGAAACTCACAACTCATGTATTGCCTCCAATTATCTCCAATAACAAAGTGGTTTTGGTTAATTAAGTCAAATCTTATTATTCAATCATAAAGTACATATTTGTAACCATCTTTATAGAACTCAATAAAATAGCACGTTCATGTCTCTTATCTTGACAACAACTAGCATCTCTCCTACTTGGATTTTAAACTTCAACCACAAGTTTCATGCTACATATAACTATGCCAGCCCAGAAACACTCCTCAAAAGAAGAGCATTAATAGTCAAATTTCACAAGAGAAAAAGTCCACAATATTATTGTACCAACACCACCCTATTCATTCCTATAAAAATGGTTCAACtctcatcataatcatcatccatAGATAAAAAAAATGGCAGCTACAAAGGAGAAAAAAAGTGTTGCCATAATCTTTGGTGTCACTGGACTTGTTGGGAGAGAGTTAGCTAAGAAGCTAATTTTCCAATCTTGTTGGAAAGTTTATGGTATAGCTAGAAATCAAGAGACACTAGTTTCAAACACCCTTTTGAGTCCTCATTACAATTTCATTTCTTGTGATTTGCTTAACCCTTTAGAGACTCAAAAAAAGTTATCTTTATTACAAGATGTTACTCATGTGTTTTGGGTGACATGGGCTAGTCAATTTCCACTAGACACACAAGAAAGTTGTGACCAAAACAAAGCCATGATGTCAAATGCTTTGGATTCTTTGCTCTCAAATGCAAAGAATCTAAAACATGTTTCACTTCAAACAGGTACAAAGCACTATGTATCACTTCAAGTTCAAGCCCCTTTTGATGAAAAGAAGAAATTGTACTATTAcaatgaagagtttccaaggatGAGTAAGAGCCATAATTTCTACTATGCATTAGAGGATTTGCTTATGGAGAAATTGAATGGTAAGGTTTATTGGTCAGTGCATAGGCCTGGTTTATTATTTGGAAATTCAATTAGgtcattttataattttatg
This portion of the Vicia villosa cultivar HV-30 ecotype Madison, WI unplaced genomic scaffold, Vvil1.0 ctg.001100F_1_1, whole genome shotgun sequence genome encodes:
- the LOC131633250 gene encoding (S)-8-oxocitronellyl enol synthase CYC2, with the protein product MAATKEKKSVAIIFGVTGLVGRELAKKLIFQSCWKVYGIARNQETLVSNTLLSPHYNFISCDLLNPLETQKKLSLLQDVTHVFWVTWASQFPLDTQESCDQNKAMMSNALDSLLSNAKNLKHVSLQTGTKHYVSLQVQAPFDEKKKLYYYNEEFPRMSKSHNFYYALEDLLMEKLNGKVYWSVHRPGLLFGNSIRSFYNFMGSLCVYGSICKKLNLPFVFGGTKKCWEEPYIDGSDARLVADQHIWSATKCVIVSTNGEAFNSINGPSFTWKEIWPIVGKKLGVIIVPQEMFDENFCYSKAMIEKEQVWEKIVEENGLVKTKVENLANWEFLDALFRFPFKLMGSRDKVDEYGFGVRYKTLNSILYWIDCMRDEKVIP